Proteins encoded together in one Corynebacterium liangguodongii window:
- the argJ gene encoding bifunctional glutamate N-acetyltransferase/amino-acid acetyltransferase ArgJ has translation MSETGVTAPKGFVAAAVTAGIKPSGNPDMALVVNQGPEYSAAALFTRNRIVASPVKITRANAANGVLKAVVFNSGNANACNGAQGDLDAREEAEITAQQLGIDPADVAVCSTGLIGDVLPMDKLRAGIPLLAGGLADHGPAAARAIMTTDTVAKQAVANGDGFTVGAMGKGVGMMAPSLATMLVCITTDASVTSEDLDAALRAATRVTFDTLDIDGSTSTNDTVIALANGASGVRASSRELAEAILRVCEDLADQMQADAEGVTKRVTITVEGTATDEQALNAARTLGRDNLFKCAMFGSDPNWGRTLAAVGMAEAEMDPERISVYFNGQPVCINSTGAPGAREVDLSGPDVDVRVDLGTGGRGRATVRTTDLSHAYVEINSAYST, from the coding sequence ATGAGTGAAACCGGTGTGACAGCACCGAAAGGGTTCGTAGCGGCGGCGGTGACCGCGGGGATCAAGCCCTCCGGAAACCCCGATATGGCCCTTGTGGTCAACCAAGGGCCCGAATACAGCGCCGCGGCGCTGTTCACCCGCAACAGGATCGTGGCTTCTCCCGTGAAAATCACCCGTGCCAACGCCGCGAACGGCGTGCTCAAGGCGGTGGTGTTCAACTCGGGCAACGCCAATGCGTGCAACGGAGCCCAAGGGGACCTCGACGCGCGCGAGGAAGCCGAGATTACCGCGCAGCAGCTCGGCATTGATCCCGCCGATGTCGCCGTGTGCTCGACGGGCTTGATTGGTGATGTCTTGCCCATGGATAAGCTCCGCGCCGGCATCCCCCTGCTGGCCGGGGGACTGGCGGATCACGGCCCCGCGGCGGCGCGGGCGATTATGACCACCGACACCGTGGCCAAGCAGGCCGTGGCCAACGGCGACGGCTTTACCGTCGGTGCGATGGGCAAGGGCGTGGGCATGATGGCGCCGTCGCTGGCGACGATGCTCGTGTGTATCACCACCGACGCCTCGGTGACGAGCGAGGATCTCGACGCTGCCCTGCGCGCCGCCACCCGGGTAACCTTCGACACCCTCGACATCGACGGCTCAACCTCCACCAACGACACCGTGATCGCGCTGGCGAACGGGGCGAGCGGCGTGCGGGCGTCGTCACGCGAGCTCGCGGAGGCAATCCTGCGGGTGTGCGAGGACCTCGCCGATCAGATGCAGGCCGACGCGGAGGGCGTGACCAAGCGCGTTACCATTACGGTTGAGGGCACCGCCACCGACGAGCAGGCACTCAACGCCGCGCGCACGCTGGGGCGCGACAACCTGTTTAAGTGCGCGATGTTCGGCTCCGACCCGAACTGGGGCCGCACACTCGCCGCCGTGGGCATGGCAGAGGCGGAGATGGATCCCGAGCGCATTAGCGTCTACTTCAACGGCCAGCCGGTGTGCATCAATTCCACCGGCGCCCCGGGCGCCAGGGAGGTGGACCTGAGCGGGCCCGACGTCGATGTGCGCGTCGACCTTGGCACCGGCGGGCGGGGGCGCGCGACCGTGCGCACGACCGATCTTTCCCACGCCTACGTGGAGATCAACTCCGCCTACAGCACGTAA
- the argC gene encoding N-acetyl-gamma-glutamyl-phosphate reductase — translation MALTVAVAGATGYAGGEILRLLLGHPAYLSGELAIGALTANSNAGQKVASLMPNLPALAERAILKTTPENLDGHDVVFLALPHGYSAEIARQLPEETLVLDCGADFRLVDSGDWVKYYGNDHAGHWPYGIPEMPGRRELIARSRRVAVPGCFPTGATLAALPALACGLAEPDLSIVSVTGVSGAGKKAAVNLLGSETMGSLRAYNTAGKHRHTPEIVQNLKQGTGLDVRVSFTPVLAPLPRGILTTITAPLREGVSTQSAHEAFCDYYAGEQFVWVMPAGGQPQTQNVVGTNMCHIQVEVDEDAGKLLVTSAIDNLTKGTAGAAVQCMNIALGWTEAAGLPTAAVAP, via the coding sequence ATGGCACTTACAGTAGCAGTGGCTGGCGCCACAGGATACGCCGGCGGAGAGATCCTCCGGCTCCTGCTCGGCCACCCCGCCTACCTGAGCGGTGAGCTCGCCATCGGCGCGCTCACCGCGAACAGCAACGCCGGGCAGAAGGTGGCGAGCCTCATGCCGAACCTTCCCGCCCTAGCGGAGCGCGCGATCCTCAAGACAACCCCCGAAAACCTCGACGGCCACGACGTCGTCTTCCTCGCGCTGCCCCACGGGTACTCCGCGGAGATTGCGCGGCAGCTGCCGGAGGAGACCCTCGTGCTCGACTGCGGGGCGGATTTCCGGCTCGTCGATTCGGGGGATTGGGTGAAGTACTACGGCAACGACCACGCGGGCCACTGGCCCTACGGCATCCCCGAGATGCCGGGCCGCCGCGAGCTCATCGCCCGGTCGCGCCGCGTTGCCGTCCCAGGGTGTTTTCCCACGGGCGCGACCCTCGCAGCGCTACCGGCCCTCGCGTGCGGCTTGGCCGAGCCCGACCTGAGCATCGTCTCGGTCACGGGCGTCTCCGGAGCGGGAAAGAAGGCCGCAGTGAATCTGCTGGGGTCGGAGACGATGGGCTCGCTGAGGGCGTACAACACCGCGGGCAAGCACCGCCACACCCCCGAGATTGTCCAAAACCTCAAGCAGGGCACTGGTCTCGACGTACGGGTGAGCTTCACCCCGGTCCTCGCGCCGCTGCCGCGCGGCATTCTCACCACCATCACCGCGCCGCTGCGAGAGGGCGTGAGCACCCAGTCAGCCCACGAAGCGTTTTGTGACTACTACGCCGGCGAGCAGTTCGTCTGGGTGATGCCCGCGGGCGGCCAGCCGCAGACCCAAAACGTCGTGGGCACAAACATGTGCCACATCCAGGTCGAGGTGGACGAGGACGCCGGAAAGCTGCTCGTGACCTCCGCCATCGACAACCTCACCAAGGGCACCGCCGGGGCCGCCGTGCAGTGCATGAACATCGCGCTCGGCTGGACGGAGGCCGCCGGGCTTCCCACCGCTGCGGTCGCTCCATAA
- the rplT gene encoding 50S ribosomal protein L20: protein MARVKRSVNAKKKRRAILKSAKGYRGQRSRLYRKAKEQWLHSQTYAYRDRRKRKSEFRKLWIQRINAAARMNDITYNRLIHGLKLAEVEVDRKILAELAVSDFAAFSAICEVAKNALPADVNAPKAA from the coding sequence ATGGCACGTGTCAAGCGTTCAGTCAACGCTAAGAAGAAGCGCCGCGCGATCCTGAAGTCCGCCAAGGGCTACCGCGGCCAGCGCTCTCGCCTGTACCGCAAGGCCAAGGAGCAGTGGCTGCACTCGCAGACCTACGCATACCGCGACCGCCGCAAGCGCAAGAGCGAGTTCCGCAAGCTGTGGATCCAGCGCATCAACGCCGCCGCCCGCATGAACGACATCACCTACAACCGCCTCATCCACGGCCTGAAGCTGGCCGAGGTCGAGGTCGACCGCAAGATCCTCGCCGAGCTCGCCGTGAGCGACTTCGCTGCGTTCTCCGCCATCTGCGAAGTGGCCAAGAACGCTCTGCCGGCCGACGTGAACGCCCCCAAGGCTGCGTAA
- the rpmI gene encoding 50S ribosomal protein L35 — protein sequence MKQKTHKGTAKRIKVSGSGKLRREQAGKRHLNESLSSKRRRKLSGTTDVARADNKRIKRLLGKA from the coding sequence ATGAAGCAGAAGACCCACAAGGGCACCGCCAAGCGCATCAAGGTTTCCGGTTCCGGCAAGCTGCGCCGCGAGCAGGCCGGCAAGCGCCACCTCAACGAGAGCCTGTCCTCGAAGCGTCGCCGCAAGCTCTCGGGCACCACCGACGTCGCCCGCGCGGACAACAAGCGCATCAAGCGCCTCCTCGGCAAGGCGTAG
- the argB gene encoding acetylglutamate kinase → MTTHSLSNGDRAHVLAEALPWLQHYRDKIVVVKYGGNAMIDEELKAAFAADMVFLRTVGAKPVVVHGGGPQITAMLGRLGLDGGEFVGGFRVTTPEILDVVRMVLFGQVGRDLLGKINSHGPYAVGTSGEDGGLFTARKRYVERGGEKLDIGLVGTIVDVNPSAVMDIIEAGRIPVVSGIAPGRDGAVYNINADEAAGALAAAIGAERLVVLTNVEGLFADWPNRDSLLSKIELGDLEPMMSGLDSGMIPKMEACMTAVRGGVKAAHIIDGRIAHSVLLELLTMGGIGTMVLPDDYDEATYPAGTVLRKDDQ, encoded by the coding sequence GTGACCACCCACTCGCTTAGCAACGGCGACCGCGCGCACGTCCTCGCGGAGGCCCTGCCGTGGCTCCAGCACTACCGCGACAAAATTGTCGTGGTGAAGTACGGCGGAAACGCCATGATCGACGAGGAGCTTAAGGCCGCCTTCGCGGCCGACATGGTCTTTTTGCGCACCGTGGGAGCGAAGCCGGTCGTCGTCCACGGCGGTGGCCCGCAGATCACGGCGATGCTCGGGCGTCTCGGCCTCGACGGCGGCGAGTTCGTCGGCGGGTTCCGCGTGACCACCCCCGAAATCCTCGACGTCGTGCGCATGGTGCTCTTCGGCCAGGTCGGTCGCGACCTGCTGGGCAAGATCAACTCCCACGGCCCCTACGCCGTGGGGACCTCGGGCGAGGACGGCGGGTTGTTTACCGCGCGCAAGCGCTACGTGGAGCGGGGTGGCGAAAAGCTCGACATTGGCTTGGTGGGCACGATTGTTGACGTCAACCCCTCCGCCGTGATGGACATCATCGAGGCCGGGCGCATCCCGGTCGTCTCCGGCATCGCGCCCGGGCGCGACGGTGCCGTCTACAACATCAACGCCGACGAGGCGGCCGGCGCACTGGCCGCGGCGATCGGCGCGGAGCGGCTCGTCGTGCTCACCAACGTCGAGGGGCTGTTCGCCGATTGGCCGAACCGGGATTCGCTACTGTCGAAAATCGAGCTCGGCGACCTCGAACCGATGATGTCTGGGCTCGACTCCGGCATGATCCCGAAGATGGAGGCGTGCATGACGGCGGTGCGCGGCGGCGTCAAGGCCGCCCACATCATCGACGGCCGCATCGCCCACTCGGTGCTGCTCGAGCTGCTCACGATGGGCGGGATCGGCACCATGGTGTTGCCAGACGACTACGACGAAGCGACCTACCCGGCGGGTACGGTGTTGAGGAAGGACGATCAATGA
- the pheS gene encoding phenylalanine--tRNA ligase subunit alpha — MSDTPDIQLTESSLNEAAEAALAAFAAAADLPELQEAHRAHLGEQSVIARSRKALGALPKDQRKDAGRMVNMARGRVEKAFAQFKAEREAEYRERRLREETVDVTVPTTRHQGGAMHPITALSEHIADIFLGMGWEVAEGPEIEAEYFNFDALNFIPDHPARTLQDTFYVGAEGSKQVMRTHTSPVQVRTMLEREVPIYIACPGRVFRTDELDATHTPVFHQVEGLAVDKGLTMAHLRGTLDHLAKVLFGPETKTRMRTNYFPFTEPSAEVDVWFPNKKGGAGWIEWGGCGMVNPNVLRAVGVDPEVYTGFAFGMGLERTLQFRNGLSDMRDMVEGDVRFTLPFGVQA, encoded by the coding sequence GTGTCCGACACCCCCGACATCCAACTCACCGAGTCCTCACTCAACGAGGCCGCCGAGGCGGCCCTCGCTGCGTTTGCCGCAGCCGCGGATCTCCCCGAGCTGCAGGAGGCGCACCGCGCCCACCTGGGGGAGCAGTCCGTCATCGCGCGCTCGCGCAAGGCGCTCGGCGCGCTGCCGAAGGACCAGCGCAAGGACGCAGGCCGGATGGTGAACATGGCCCGCGGGCGCGTGGAGAAGGCGTTCGCCCAGTTCAAGGCTGAGCGGGAGGCGGAGTACCGCGAGCGGCGGCTCCGGGAGGAGACAGTCGATGTCACCGTTCCCACGACTCGGCACCAGGGCGGGGCCATGCACCCGATCACGGCGCTTTCTGAGCACATCGCCGATATCTTCCTCGGAATGGGGTGGGAAGTTGCCGAGGGCCCGGAGATCGAGGCGGAATACTTCAACTTCGATGCGCTGAACTTTATCCCTGACCACCCGGCGCGCACTCTTCAAGACACCTTCTACGTGGGGGCAGAGGGTTCAAAGCAGGTCATGCGCACCCACACCTCGCCCGTGCAGGTGCGCACCATGCTCGAGCGCGAGGTGCCCATCTATATCGCCTGCCCGGGCCGCGTTTTTCGCACCGACGAGCTCGACGCTACTCACACCCCGGTGTTCCACCAGGTTGAGGGGCTGGCGGTGGATAAGGGGTTGACCATGGCGCACCTGCGCGGCACGCTCGATCACCTGGCGAAGGTGCTTTTCGGTCCGGAGACCAAGACGCGCATGCGCACGAACTACTTCCCGTTTACAGAGCCCTCGGCGGAGGTCGACGTGTGGTTCCCCAACAAGAAGGGCGGCGCAGGCTGGATCGAGTGGGGCGGCTGCGGGATGGTCAACCCGAACGTGTTGCGTGCGGTCGGCGTGGACCCGGAGGTCTACACAGGCTTCGCCTTCGGGATGGGTCTTGAGCGCACGCTGCAATTCCGCAACGGGCTGAGCGACATGCGCGACATGGTCGAGGGCGACGTCCGTTTCACCCTGCCGTTCGGTGTGCAGGCGTAG
- the pheT gene encoding phenylalanine--tRNA ligase subunit beta, with amino-acid sequence MLISQNWITRLLRSSGNEGWSVTSEELDAGFVRVGFETEGYAPIEETTGPLVIGRVLEIEELEGFKKPIRYCQVDVGEANGTGEPQGIVCGARNFAEGDLVVVSLPGAVLPGGFEIAARKTYGKISDGMIASAAELGLTAKSEGIITLEPGLAEPGSDARDVLGLEDTVFEVNVTPDRGYALSARGLTREIASAFGLSYHDVAANPSVAGIDTGGVPSPAGELVAVDVDAETKTQRFGLRKVEGIDPTRPSPLWMQRELMLSGIRPVNAATDVTNYVMLLTGQPMHAFDADKISGGLRVRNAVAGESLETLDHTQRALTADDVVIEDARAIVSLAGIMGGASTEISEESVNVYFEAATWDPLTVARSARRHKVSSEASRRFERGVDPALVEVALDMACALLAAIAGGTIAAGRTLVGEREALEEIVMPLAKPGEITGVDYAPEAVVRRLEEVGCDVSVDGELARVVPPTWRTDLTVAVELVEEVVRLEGLDAIPLELPSPRGGRGLSPAQKRRRAATHALAYSGYVEVIPTPFIANNTFDTWGLDAEDARRQAVSVQNPLDRDYGLIATTVLPSMLEAVGRNVARGRRDLALFSVAQVAFARAAASPLPSVAARPSQETIDELIASLPKQDLHAATVATGHWELAGPWGPGRPYTWADAIESARVVAQAAGVVLEVAAADCRPWHPGRCAALLVGGEVVGYAGELHPEVLEALELPERTCAMELDLSALPFEANLPAPALSVFPALNQDIALVVDESVPAEAVRRAVAEGAGELVESVQLFDVYRSDQLGEGKKSLAFGLVFRAGDRTLTEDEASSARLAAAAVAEERFGAQMRA; translated from the coding sequence ATGCTGATTTCACAGAACTGGATCACCCGCCTGCTGCGCAGCTCGGGCAACGAGGGCTGGTCCGTGACCAGCGAGGAGCTCGACGCCGGCTTCGTCCGCGTCGGGTTTGAAACCGAGGGATACGCGCCGATCGAAGAGACGACGGGCCCCCTTGTCATCGGCCGGGTGCTCGAGATCGAAGAGCTCGAGGGGTTTAAAAAGCCGATTCGCTACTGCCAGGTGGACGTGGGGGAGGCCAACGGCACCGGCGAGCCCCAGGGCATCGTGTGCGGCGCGCGCAACTTCGCAGAGGGCGACCTCGTCGTTGTCTCGCTGCCGGGCGCGGTGCTGCCGGGCGGGTTCGAGATCGCGGCGCGCAAGACCTACGGCAAAATCTCAGACGGCATGATAGCCTCTGCCGCCGAGCTCGGGCTTACGGCCAAGAGCGAGGGCATCATCACCCTCGAGCCGGGCTTGGCAGAGCCGGGAAGCGATGCACGGGACGTGCTTGGGCTGGAGGATACGGTCTTCGAGGTCAACGTCACTCCGGATCGCGGGTATGCGCTCTCCGCGCGAGGGCTTACCCGCGAGATTGCCTCGGCCTTCGGCCTGTCGTACCACGACGTTGCCGCCAACCCGTCGGTCGCCGGTATCGATACCGGCGGGGTTCCGTCCCCGGCGGGCGAGCTCGTTGCGGTCGACGTGGACGCCGAGACGAAAACGCAGCGCTTCGGCCTGCGCAAGGTCGAGGGCATAGACCCCACTCGGCCGAGCCCCCTGTGGATGCAGCGCGAGCTCATGCTCTCCGGGATCCGCCCGGTCAACGCCGCGACCGATGTGACGAACTACGTCATGCTGCTCACCGGCCAGCCGATGCACGCCTTCGACGCGGACAAGATCTCCGGCGGGCTGCGGGTGCGCAACGCTGTGGCGGGGGAGAGCCTTGAGACCCTCGACCACACCCAGCGCGCACTCACCGCCGACGATGTCGTGATCGAAGACGCACGCGCGATCGTCTCCCTCGCCGGGATCATGGGTGGGGCGAGCACCGAAATTTCGGAGGAGAGCGTCAACGTCTACTTCGAGGCGGCGACCTGGGACCCGCTGACCGTGGCGCGCAGCGCCCGCCGCCACAAGGTGAGCTCGGAGGCGTCCCGGCGCTTTGAGCGCGGCGTCGATCCAGCGCTCGTTGAGGTCGCGCTCGACATGGCGTGCGCGCTGCTCGCCGCGATCGCGGGCGGTACGATCGCCGCCGGGCGGACCCTCGTCGGGGAGAGGGAGGCGCTTGAGGAGATCGTGATGCCGCTGGCGAAGCCGGGCGAGATCACGGGCGTCGATTACGCGCCGGAGGCTGTTGTCAGGCGGCTCGAGGAGGTGGGCTGCGACGTGAGCGTCGACGGCGAGCTCGCCCGCGTCGTCCCTCCGACCTGGCGCACGGACCTGACCGTGGCGGTAGAGCTGGTCGAGGAGGTCGTGCGCCTCGAGGGGCTCGATGCGATTCCGCTCGAGCTGCCCTCCCCGCGCGGCGGGCGCGGGCTCTCGCCAGCGCAGAAGCGCCGCCGCGCTGCAACGCACGCGTTGGCCTACTCGGGCTACGTCGAGGTGATCCCCACCCCGTTCATTGCCAATAACACCTTCGATACCTGGGGCTTGGACGCCGAGGATGCGCGGCGCCAAGCGGTCAGCGTGCAAAACCCGCTTGATCGTGACTACGGCCTGATTGCCACCACGGTGCTGCCGTCAATGCTCGAAGCCGTAGGCCGAAACGTGGCCCGGGGGCGGCGCGACCTCGCGCTGTTCTCGGTGGCTCAGGTTGCCTTCGCACGGGCGGCGGCCTCCCCGCTGCCGAGTGTGGCCGCGCGCCCGAGCCAGGAGACCATCGATGAGTTGATCGCATCCCTGCCGAAGCAGGACCTCCACGCGGCTACGGTGGCGACAGGTCACTGGGAGCTCGCCGGGCCTTGGGGGCCGGGACGGCCCTACACGTGGGCGGATGCCATCGAGTCGGCCCGCGTCGTCGCCCAGGCGGCGGGGGTGGTCCTCGAGGTTGCCGCGGCGGATTGCCGCCCCTGGCACCCTGGGCGCTGCGCTGCGCTTCTCGTGGGCGGCGAGGTTGTTGGCTACGCAGGCGAGCTGCATCCCGAGGTGCTAGAGGCCCTCGAGCTTCCGGAGCGTACCTGCGCGATGGAGCTTGACTTAAGCGCGCTGCCGTTCGAGGCGAACCTCCCTGCCCCTGCGCTCTCCGTCTTCCCTGCCCTCAACCAGGACATCGCGCTTGTTGTCGACGAGTCCGTTCCCGCCGAGGCCGTGCGCCGTGCGGTGGCAGAGGGCGCGGGCGAGCTCGTCGAGAGCGTGCAGCTTTTCGACGTCTACCGCTCCGACCAGCTCGGCGAGGGTAAGAAGTCCCTGGCCTTCGGCCTGGTCTTCCGCGCCGGTGATCGCACGCTCACGGAGGACGAGGCCTCGAGCGCCCGGCTTGCTGCGGCGGCTGTCGCGGAGGAGCGTTTCGGCGCCCAGATGCGTGCATAA
- the infC gene encoding translation initiation factor IF-3, whose product MSADTRINERIRVPEVRLVGPSGEQVGIVRTDDARKLAYDADLDLVEVAPNAKPPVCKIMDYGKFKYEQDQKAREARKNQQQTVVKEQKFRPKIDEHDYLTKKGNVERFLEKGNKVKVTIMFRGREQSRPELGYRLLERLADDIGDLGVVESRPKQDGRNMTMVLGPSRKAKK is encoded by the coding sequence ATCAGCGCTGACACTCGTATCAACGAACGCATTCGCGTTCCCGAAGTTCGCCTCGTCGGACCCTCCGGCGAGCAGGTTGGGATCGTCCGTACGGACGACGCCCGTAAGCTCGCGTACGACGCAGACCTCGATCTCGTCGAGGTGGCCCCCAACGCGAAGCCGCCCGTGTGCAAAATCATGGACTACGGCAAGTTCAAGTACGAGCAGGATCAAAAGGCCCGCGAGGCCCGCAAGAACCAGCAGCAGACCGTGGTGAAGGAACAGAAGTTCCGCCCGAAGATTGATGAGCACGACTACCTGACGAAGAAGGGCAACGTTGAGCGCTTCCTGGAGAAGGGCAACAAAGTAAAGGTCACCATCATGTTCCGCGGCCGCGAGCAATCGCGACCTGAGCTGGGCTACCGGCTCCTCGAGCGTCTTGCAGACGACATCGGCGACCTCGGCGTCGTCGAGTCCCGTCCGAAGCAGGACGGCCGCAACATGACGATGGTCTTGGGGCCGTCTCGCAAGGCTAAGAAGTAG
- a CDS encoding acetylornithine transaminase — protein sequence MSALGTWSDVMMDNYGTPPLELVSGAGARVVDADGREHIDMLAGIAVNALGHGHPAVVEAVTRQISTLGHVSNLFASGPVVELAARLTRALGHDSARAFFCNSGGEANEAAFKLARLTGRRRVLAAHHGFHGRTMGSLALTGQPGKRAPFEPLPAGVEYYPYGDTSYLTKLVEMDPSSVAAIFLEPIQGETGVIPAPEGFLRDVRKLCDTHGILMVVDEVQTGVGRTGTFFAYEHAGITPDVVTMAKGLGGGLPIGAVLARGRAAQLFTPGSHGTTFGGNPVVASAALAVLDTIDKPFLAEVTRKGELLAELFGAVDGVEEVRGAGLMRGVGLARPVAKEVVDAGLRHGVILNAPSERVVRLTPPLVISDDDIAAAAHRFAAALSDAHSNEGEQ from the coding sequence ATGAGCGCACTCGGTACCTGGTCCGACGTGATGATGGATAACTACGGCACCCCGCCGCTCGAGCTCGTCTCCGGTGCGGGGGCGCGGGTCGTCGACGCCGATGGCCGAGAGCACATCGACATGCTCGCGGGCATCGCTGTTAACGCGCTCGGGCACGGCCACCCGGCCGTTGTTGAGGCCGTGACTCGGCAGATAAGCACCCTCGGGCACGTCTCCAACCTCTTCGCCAGCGGCCCCGTCGTCGAGCTCGCGGCCCGGCTCACGCGTGCGCTTGGGCACGATTCTGCGCGAGCGTTTTTCTGCAACTCCGGCGGCGAGGCCAACGAGGCCGCCTTCAAGCTCGCGCGCCTGACGGGCCGCCGCCGCGTCCTCGCCGCACACCACGGGTTCCACGGCCGCACGATGGGATCGCTCGCGCTGACCGGGCAGCCGGGCAAGCGAGCCCCGTTCGAGCCCCTGCCCGCAGGGGTGGAGTACTACCCCTACGGCGATACCTCCTACCTCACCAAGCTCGTGGAGATGGACCCATCTTCCGTCGCCGCGATCTTCCTCGAGCCGATCCAGGGGGAGACCGGGGTGATCCCCGCGCCGGAGGGCTTTTTGCGGGATGTCCGTAAGCTTTGCGACACCCACGGGATCCTCATGGTGGTCGACGAGGTGCAGACGGGCGTCGGGCGGACGGGGACGTTTTTTGCCTACGAGCACGCGGGCATCACACCCGACGTGGTGACCATGGCTAAGGGGCTCGGCGGGGGGCTGCCCATCGGCGCGGTGCTCGCCAGGGGGCGGGCGGCGCAGCTGTTTACCCCCGGCTCCCACGGCACGACTTTCGGGGGAAACCCCGTGGTCGCGAGCGCGGCGCTGGCGGTGCTTGACACCATTGACAAGCCCTTCTTGGCCGAAGTGACCCGCAAGGGCGAGCTCCTCGCGGAGCTCTTCGGCGCGGTCGATGGCGTCGAAGAGGTCCGCGGAGCAGGGCTAATGCGAGGCGTCGGCCTCGCCCGGCCGGTGGCCAAGGAGGTCGTCGATGCAGGGCTTCGCCACGGCGTCATCCTCAACGCGCCTTCCGAGCGCGTCGTGCGCCTTACCCCGCCGCTCGTCATTAGCGACGACGACATCGCAGCAGCCGCCCACCGCTTCGCAGCCGCGCTATCCGATGCACACTCGAACGAAGGAGAACAGTAG
- a CDS encoding TrmH family RNA methyltransferase — MALDFTEPFTERTARIVHAAKLHKAKERHKAGKFIIEGENAVDAAVSTGAATDVFVTEAAAQRFDYILTAAGYMGVFVHPITEGAAKYLSDTITTTGLFALCRPVLWSAGKILAGSPRLVSVPVLTSEPGNAGTLIRTSDAMGADGVIFAGETVDPLGCKVARASAGSLFHVPVARERNIADVIGQLRKAGMQILASAADGEVDVADADLSQPTAWLFGNEAHGLGALLEEADVRVRIPILGRAESLNLATAASICLYESARALNSHP, encoded by the coding sequence ATGGCCCTCGACTTCACCGAACCCTTCACGGAACGCACTGCCCGCATCGTCCACGCTGCCAAGCTGCACAAGGCGAAAGAGCGCCACAAGGCCGGGAAATTTATCATCGAGGGTGAAAACGCTGTCGACGCAGCGGTCTCCACCGGCGCGGCGACCGATGTCTTTGTCACGGAGGCGGCCGCCCAGCGCTTCGACTACATCCTCACCGCCGCGGGATACATGGGCGTGTTCGTCCATCCCATTACTGAGGGCGCGGCGAAGTATCTCTCTGACACGATAACCACGACCGGTCTGTTCGCACTGTGCAGGCCGGTACTGTGGTCCGCCGGCAAGATCCTCGCGGGCTCGCCGCGCCTGGTATCGGTGCCGGTGTTGACCTCAGAGCCGGGGAATGCCGGCACGCTCATTCGGACGTCGGACGCCATGGGGGCCGATGGCGTCATCTTCGCCGGCGAGACCGTGGATCCCCTGGGCTGCAAGGTGGCCCGTGCCTCTGCGGGCTCGTTGTTTCACGTGCCCGTCGCTCGGGAGAGAAACATCGCTGACGTCATTGGCCAGCTGCGGAAGGCAGGCATGCAGATTCTCGCCTCTGCGGCAGATGGGGAAGTCGACGTGGCTGACGCCGACCTCTCCCAGCCCACCGCGTGGCTCTTCGGCAACGAGGCCCACGGATTGGGCGCCCTGCTGGAGGAAGCGGACGTGCGGGTGCGTATCCCGATTCTGGGGCGGGCCGAATCGCTGAACCTGGCGACAGCGGCATCGATTTGTCTCTACGAGTCTGCGAGAGCACTGAATTCACACCCATAA